The following is a genomic window from Nitrospira sp..
TCACCGAACCACTGCGCATTGGGAAACAGGGATTTCAAGTCCTGCGGCTTCAAGCCCGGCGACAAGACCATCAGATGGCGCTGTTTTCGGCGGATCAACGTAGCTACCGTCCGCAGTTTCTCGAACGGACGGTCCAGATCGGCGAGGCGAAAGTGGCGGAGACGCCTGGCGATGCGCGACCAGAGCGGGCTCGCCACCGGAAACAGCTCGTGGGTGCCCATGCCGAGAGGGCAGGCGGCGATCACGACCTGGGAGGCGCCCCGCTCCGCATGCTCGACCGGCCACATGCCACGATCCTGCGCGAATTGCCAACTGGTGTCGAAGGGATACAGATCGGCCACCACGACGTTCGCCTGAGGCGGCAACGAGACCCCGTACATCCGTTGCGCCGCGCGGACGCCTGTTTCATGTGCCGAGACCACGTCACCCACAAACAGGCCGCTGATCTGCCGCCGGTGATTGAGGGTGACGTTCGCGATACAATCGAGCCCCACCTTCCTGGCCACCGCCACCATATCCTGCCGCAGTTCCGTGTGGATGGAGCCGCCACGTTCACGCGACCCGCGCAGGTAGTCGTGCATCATCCTGGTCGTCTCCACGCCACAGACCGCCGGGAGAATGATCTTCGCACCGCCGGAAAAGCCCGCCACCGGATGGGGATAGATACAGCCCACTCCGATCTTGAGGTCGCACTCCATCACGGTCCGGTTGATCCGGATCGGTATGCCGCCCGGAGATTGCCCCATATCCACCAGGTCGCCACGGCTGTCGTGGGCCACTACCCTGATCGCGGGCGGAAGGCCCGCACCAACCTTCTTCACCATCTCCTCGGTGGAGGCAGGAGGATGCGTCCCTCCCGCCAGCAGCACCGTGATGGCCTGCACAGGCAAACAGCCGCGCGTCAACTCATCGATGAGCAGGGGAAGCAGATCGGCAGCAGGCGTCGGCCTGCTGAGGTCATCGACGATGATGACCGCCTTGGTCCTGCGTTTGGCGAGTTCCGAGAGCCTCGGCGTTCCGATCGGCCGACTCAAGACCTCGTACATCGCTTCCACCGTCAACGCCGGCCGATCCTGAGGGCCGACCTCGACGATGTTCCACGAGGGAGGGAAATCGATCGCCAAAGTTTCATCTCCGAACCAGGCCTTTGTACGCAGGAGCACTTCACTCATGACTTGGATTCCATCCTATAGGAATCGGCTGGTCGTTCGACGGAAACGCCGGTCGCACCCGACACGGTTTTTGTTCCTCTCCACAGCTCCCAGAGGAATCCGACGGCCTGACATTTCTCCCCGATCCAGAACAGCCAGAAATGCCGCTTGTTGTGGAATCGTCCCCAGTCGAACGGCCCGAATAATTTCTCCCACAGGGCTCTGCCCCATCGCGGATCGGCTTTCCTACCGGCCCGCCCCCATAAAAGACTGTCTTGAGGAATGATCCCGCTCCTATCCGCTCGCATCACGCGAAACAACCTCGCGATGCCCGCCCCTCGCTGAAACGAATGGCGCAGGTGTTGTCCGACGTTCGCCTGACGCAGATGCGCGACTGGAACCGGGACGTAGACCACCCTTGCTCCGCGTTTGCGCAATCGCCAGATCAGCTCCCAGTCTTCACCTGATCCGGCAAAGGAGGGATTGAAGACATAGCCGTCGTCCCGCATGCAGGCATCCAACCAATCGCGCTTGATCAAAAGGTTGCCCCCGTTACCGACCAATCCTCCCGGATCCAACTGCTCCATGGTCGGCAACGGATTGCGCCGACGGATGGCGTCCAAGAGCGGATCGGTTTCTTGGAACGTACCGCCCGCCGCGGCTGCATCATGGCGATCCAGCGCCGCGATCAGCCGCTCCAGCCAGTCCTCTGGCGGAATCCCGTCGTCATCGGCGAACGCAATCAGGTCTCCGCTCGCCTTGGCAATCCCTTCATTTCTGGCCCAAGCCACGCCGCGTCGTTGCTGATCGACGACTACGATCACTTCATCCGGCTGCCTGGTCTGTTTCGCCAAGGCCGCCCGGCACAATGTCAATGTGTCGCGTCCCAGGGTGGGGATGACGACCGAGACTGTGTGTCGCTCGACAGACATGATCACACCATCTAATTCAACGCCACGGCCTTAAGCCTGAGTAACAGCGGCTCGACGCAACGAAACATCGGTTCTCCCACCTGTCGCAAGACGCCCGGCAAACTCTGCACCATCGACTCGACTTCTTCGACCTTCAAGAGCCCGAGCCAAAACACTCCGCCGCCGTACACCATTGTGCCGATCAGCCCCCCTACCATGATCGACAGCAGCGGCATCGGGAACAACGCCGCCGCCCCGGCAACAGCCACACCGGTTCCCAACCAGAGACCGATCAATCTGGAAGCCGGAAATCCTTCGAACATGTGAACCTGTCGGCGATGCAGAATCCAGACATAACCAAGGGCTACCAGTGCGAAGGACATCGAGGTGGCCGCTGCAGCACCGGCAGCTCCCCAGGCCGGAACCAACGCCAAGCAAAGCCCTGCATCCACCAGGACGATCGCGCCCATGACCCGAATCAAATGTACCGCCTCACCGCCGGCTTGAATCACCGGCCACATCACGCGCGCCAAAGCGAAACAGAAGGCCCCCGGCACCAACAGCCGCAATCCCAGGATGGCTTCTGAGAATGGAGGCCCGAAATACAGCAGGATGATGTGGTCCCCCAAGACCGAGACCAGCAGGAGCAGGAACGATGTCCCGAGCACTACGTACCGCACGAGCCGACTCACCAACCTCGTCACTTCCTCCACCCGTTGCTCGGCCCAGAAACGGGCCGTCGCCTGCAACATCACGCCTTCGACCGCAATCGGGATAAACCAGACGAATTGCGACCATTGGACTGCCGCCGCATAGAGACCGGCTTGCGACTCCCCGGCCAAGTGTCGAACCAGGATGACATCGAGCGAACACAAGGCCATGTTCAACACCGAAAAGACCATCGCCGAAACTCCGAAATGCAGCATCGCTCCTGTGGGCGGAGACACCACATGATCCGGTTGCTCACGCCCGGCCACGTCGAGCGCCCGCACGGCCGACCGAAGACAGACAACCGCCACGAAGAGATTCGCCGTCAAGAGTCCGGTGAAGACACCCACCACCCCCATGCCGCCCAGGGCCGACGCCACGCCGAGCACTCCCGCCGTCATGACTCCGATGATAGCGGGAATCGCCGCCCGTTCCTCCTGCCGGAGACCATAGAGGATCCCGCGGGCGTAGAACCAGATCTGATCGAACAACAACACCGCTACCACCACGAGAGCGATCGGAACGGCGTCAGCCCATCGAGGGGCGGTACTCACGATCAGCAGCCCCACGGCGAAACCGACGACGATCACTCCCGTTCCATTGATGAGGGCGCCGGCCCCTGCCACTGCTCGGCACCAAGGCAGATCGTCGGGCCGTTCCGCGATGCGTTTGGTCATGGTCTGCATCATGCCCACGTTGGCGAACTGAGAGGCGAGCAGGAGCAGGGCCAGGTAGTAGGCATATTGGCCGTAACCCTCGATGCCGAGAAAACGAGCCAGGACAGGCAACAGGAGCGCCGAGGTCGCCATCTTCGCGATCGACCAGCTCCCGACCCATACAATGCCTTTAGAGACCGCTTTCGCCGACATGAGTCTGCTTGTCCCACCTTACGATCGTCGGTGAGCGTTGAAGGACACGACGGTCGGACCGGTCAGGCCGCAAACCGTTCGTACTGTTGCTTGTGAGCAGCCAAGGCCTTGGAGGTCTCGTACGTCTCGCGTACATATTCGTAGGCGGTCCGCCCTTTTTCCAGCGGTCCGTCCGCGAGGAGGCTTCGGATGGCCGACGCATAGTCGTCATCCTGAACCTGTTTTCCGAACCGACTGGCGAACTGGTCCGGATCGACCCGGCTGATGATTGGACAGCCGTAGGCCGCCGCTTCCAGAAATGTCAACGGAAGCCCCTCACGCACCGCCGTGCTGACGAAGATCCAGGTGTCGGA
Proteins encoded in this region:
- a CDS encoding Polysaccharide biosynthesis protein → MSAKAVSKGIVWVGSWSIAKMATSALLLPVLARFLGIEGYGQYAYYLALLLLASQFANVGMMQTMTKRIAERPDDLPWCRAVAGAGALINGTGVIVVGFAVGLLIVSTAPRWADAVPIALVVVAVLLFDQIWFYARGILYGLRQEERAAIPAIIGVMTAGVLGVASALGGMGVVGVFTGLLTANLFVAVVCLRSAVRALDVAGREQPDHVVSPPTGAMLHFGVSAMVFSVLNMALCSLDVILVRHLAGESQAGLYAAAVQWSQFVWFIPIAVEGVMLQATARFWAEQRVEEVTRLVSRLVRYVVLGTSFLLLLVSVLGDHIILLYFGPPFSEAILGLRLLVPGAFCFALARVMWPVIQAGGEAVHLIRVMGAIVLVDAGLCLALVPAWGAAGAAAATSMSFALVALGYVWILHRRQVHMFEGFPASRLIGLWLGTGVAVAGAAALFPMPLLSIMVGGLIGTMVYGGGVFWLGLLKVEEVESMVQSLPGVLRQVGEPMFRCVEPLLLRLKAVALN
- a CDS encoding diguanylate cyclase/phosphodiesterase (GGDEF & EAL domains) with PAS/PAC sensor(s), whose product is MSEVLLRTKAWFGDETLAIDFPPSWNIVEVGPQDRPALTVEAMYEVLSRPIGTPRLSELAKRRTKAVIIVDDLSRPTPAADLLPLLIDELTRGCLPVQAITVLLAGGTHPPASTEEMVKKVGAGLPPAIRVVAHDSRGDLVDMGQSPGGIPIRINRTVMECDLKIGVGCIYPHPVAGFSGGAKIILPAVCGVETTRMMHDYLRGSRERGGSIHTELRQDMVAVARKVGLDCIANVTLNHRRQISGLFVGDVVSAHETGVRAAQRMYGVSLPPQANVVVADLYPFDTSWQFAQDRGMWPVEHAERGASQVVIAACPLGMGTHELFPVASPLWSRIARRLRHFRLADLDRPFEKLRTVATLIRRKQRHLMVLSPGLKPQDLKSLFPNAQWFGDWSSVKDALLTRHGERAVTVAIYRCAPLLIPGTMQAQDAEADNLTFERLPTSV
- a CDS encoding Glycosyl transferase, family 2; amino-acid sequence: MSVERHTVSVVIPTLGRDTLTLCRAALAKQTRQPDEVIVVVDQQRRGVAWARNEGIAKASGDLIAFADDDGIPPEDWLERLIAALDRHDAAAAGGTFQETDPLLDAIRRRNPLPTMEQLDPGGLVGNGGNLLIKRDWLDACMRDDGYVFNPSFAGSGEDWELIWRLRKRGARVVYVPVPVAHLRQANVGQHLRHSFQRGAGIARLFRVMRADRSGIIPQDSLLWGRAGRKADPRWGRALWEKLFGPFDWGRFHNKRHFWLFWIGEKCQAVGFLWELWRGTKTVSGATGVSVERPADSYRMESKS